The nucleotide window TGCGAGATTTTTACTTTTTCCCATGCTGGTGGAATGACTAAACTATTGAAGCGTTCAATTTGTTCGGGTTCATCAATGATGTTATCCTTGAGTTTATACTGAAAGGATTTCCTTATTTTAATTCGCTCAATGGAAAGTTGACGCTCTGTTGTATAGACGAGATTAATTTTCTCGACAGCCAATTCTGGCTCACTGAATAATTTTTTAATTAATCGTTTTGAAAATTTCGGCTTAATTACAGAAGGCATCAGTGATGTAGTTTATTCATGAGAAGCCATATGCTTTCTATAGGGCTCGGCCAAATCAGTTTTTTGCTTTTCAGTAAAAACTTTGCCAGCCAATTGAAAAAATACATGTTCTTCATCTTCTAAATGATGTTCGACTTTTTCCTTTAGCTTTTTGGCAATTACCAACCAATTAGATGCAGAATACTCAGTAGAGTCCAATTGCTCAATTAATTCTTCTATCTCATGGTGTTCCGCAATCCCATGCCTAGCATGGTCCTGCATCATATCACTAGAAATTAGTGGTTTATAGAAATACCGCTCTTCGGCATCAGCATGAATGAGTAATTGGCTTTTGATTTTTGAATAGATTACGTCTCTATTTTTACTATCACCGGAGGTTTCTATTAATTGAGCCAAAAGATCCCTCTGTATGTCATGATCCTTTCTTATAGCTTCGAAAATGTTCATATCAACTAACTTATTTAAAAAATCTCAGCACCAGAAAACTAGTGCTGAGATCTAACTAACTAACCTTTATATTCTAAAATTATCATGTAATAGCACTCTTAGTAGGGAGGAGTCTACTTTCTCGTAGGCCTATAAATAAGATAACTACGATAATTTTTTTAAAGATACCATATGTACGTTTAGACAAGGTGCTATTTAGGTTAAAACATTGACTGAATCGGTTTATTATCAAACTTTTACAAAACATTAACACTTTTAAGAATTCTTGTTAAAGAAAAAGCCAATTCGGTATTTTTTGTTTAAAGTTTTTATAAAAAGTGTTAACATTTAGTTAGAGAATAGTCCTTGTAGATATAAGTTAACGTAATTTTAATGAAGCTCCTTTAAACCAGGAACAACTTCAAATAAACTTTATCACACATTAATTAACCATTTTACCAAATGGTAAAAACCATTAAATCTTATATGATACAAATTCATAGTACCTCAACAAATTTCCCAGACAATTTAAAAAGTTTTCAAGCCTCTCTTGGAGGAGTAATAGAAGAAAAATATGGGGAATACCTTCTAACAGTAAATAATGCCCTTACAAACGGAACTGTCCGTTTTCTTCAATTTGACAGAGGAATTAGCCTAATAGAATATGACCTAGAATCTAAAGAAGACCTTCTTTTTGTTGAACACTCAAAGAAATATAACCCAGTAAAGTTTTCCTATTGCCTTGATGGTGAGGGAAGCCACAAATTTGAGGGTTATACTGAATACAGTGATATAGAACCTTTCCAATCAGTTATAACTTGTAACAAAAAAGATAGCAGTGAACACCTATTAGTGAAAAAGAATAAGCGATTTAAAATGACTTCTATTCACGTTGTCCGCTCAAAGTTCCGCAAGAAAAGGATGCAAACGTTAACACAACTTCATCCAGATCTATTTCATGTTTTTTTAGATAAAAAACAGAAAAACAACTTTGCGCATTTTGGAACTATCCATCTTGGCATAAGCGAACATGTAAAATCCATGCGCAACATTCTTGCCGAAGGTATGACCAGAGTCTTGCAAATGGAGGCGAAATCCTATATCATCCTGTCATTACATATCCAACAATTTGCGATTGAAAAAGCTGAAAAAGTTGCATGTACGCCATTAACTGAAAGAGAGCTGAAGACTGTAAGAGAGGTTGCTAAAACAATCGTTTCTAGTCCTGCACAGCCTTATAATTTGAATGACATTTCTAGAAATTTCGGCTTATCGCAATCTAAATTACAAGGAGGTTTCAAATTCTTATTCGACCATACGGTGACTGAATTTATAAGAAGTACAAGACTTAAAGAAGCAAAAGAATTAATGAAAACAACCGATATGAATATTTCTGAAATAGTTTATTCCATTGGCTTTACCAGCCGAAGCTATTTCTCAAAAATATTCAGAGAAGAATATGCCATGTCTCCAAACCAATATAAAAAGAGATTAAGCTATCCATTGGTAGCCTAAAAAATTAAAATAAGGGGTTATTTTCTAAAGAATAGTTTTCTGAGGAGAATAATCCCTCCCAATCGGGAAACGTAAGAAACAACACTATCTATCCACCCAGCCGGCCTTAAATCTTCTTTGAATTCATACCTAATACCCTTTAACTCTTCCAATGCTATTTGTCTCTCTAAGGATAACCGCTTTAAATCATATTCAATTTCTTTAAAGGAAGAATATTTAATGGGTGACGGAAAATCCCTATTGTCAACTGGCGCGGAGTTTTCCTTTTCCCCTTCTTGAATAGGAGCTGTTTTATCCTGGCCATTAGTGGCCCCAATAGAATCTGAAGTCATTAATTCTTCTTCAATTTCCGTATTTTTAGATTCATTCATCATTGGCATGATCAAAAAACTTAGGTGACATCTT belongs to Aegicerativicinus sediminis and includes:
- a CDS encoding hemerythrin domain-containing protein — encoded protein: MNIFEAIRKDHDIQRDLLAQLIETSGDSKNRDVIYSKIKSQLLIHADAEERYFYKPLISSDMMQDHARHGIAEHHEIEELIEQLDSTEYSASNWLVIAKKLKEKVEHHLEDEEHVFFQLAGKVFTEKQKTDLAEPYRKHMASHE
- a CDS encoding helix-turn-helix domain-containing protein, with protein sequence MIQIHSTSTNFPDNLKSFQASLGGVIEEKYGEYLLTVNNALTNGTVRFLQFDRGISLIEYDLESKEDLLFVEHSKKYNPVKFSYCLDGEGSHKFEGYTEYSDIEPFQSVITCNKKDSSEHLLVKKNKRFKMTSIHVVRSKFRKKRMQTLTQLHPDLFHVFLDKKQKNNFAHFGTIHLGISEHVKSMRNILAEGMTRVLQMEAKSYIILSLHIQQFAIEKAEKVACTPLTERELKTVREVAKTIVSSPAQPYNLNDISRNFGLSQSKLQGGFKFLFDHTVTEFIRSTRLKEAKELMKTTDMNISEIVYSIGFTSRSYFSKIFREEYAMSPNQYKKRLSYPLVA